A window from Malassezia japonica chromosome 1, complete sequence encodes these proteins:
- the TOF1 gene encoding Topoisomerase 1-associated factor 1 (BUSCO:EOG09260H81; COG:L; EggNog:ENOG503NW6F) — MADAWEGEAIENWYASDVASSDNESIDAESEAAGSEQGAEEVDHDERASLLRAPVLSICSALGGYEHVEVDGRLELVYRLGDDCLECLRDLRRLWRQDDTDSSRAIARVFAELGTMHNDLIPILLHAAGEGEKADKIALACTDLMTALTWPIDWHAEVKDIVTREEDDQVLSKLVELQSAQVQYKASVLRVRAKEHRLVNRTVVSCVMKSLLLPALAKPRSERSEREVGVIGMCLHFFRNLLAIRDPVAHTLSSTALVANATLQSMLVEQLDASHVMDTLLMLASNADAKEYEAWAPVAADCIYQLYLGSDVKEIARVEHASVGAQSSALAASLDSEARRKRHTINNARHSRFGTTIQFTAHDGSVRVARQQPALVESISELEQSIADRSKRRVSRKRPATERGGVRRYTAWTPAGRAVLRRWADRFLQDGAFAVLEKQYLRDIHAERERIGDLDAARCKALQLATFFLEYFLARRADDASAWDFSMVAEWLEPWAFRLARARTAISLEAKEWLEFGAGVRLWTALLRLLDALAHGDEDQRQVADELQNTLYYDGDLLDTSLQVMHAYSAQSFACLETVLDFAYTMPRLLEKHASQREYMFVKQRRSKEEESTQQSERLFRFQTFQRAMATTRLAHVCTQYLGRWRDSAQPATMLTRLASVAHRIAVKATRPDLFFSAKARAVWVRLLRDPESEMAAVDAKAHTSLVQLATYLKRKFAKLDTSAQEAFDADKRPAREPKADKAPADIMVKPGLVHAEEIGVAVGLLGEQHKLAAVTWVKFHLEMASAARKALMASDPDADPAAPSAEVLDQFATHTLTTDADEMQADATRHPVVKLLLRLVGLEAEVVGDHLEWSVPRTVTPAALDRDARIIDQYLAQPLLIEGELSEQVQRLRAPRPRAEGQGDTSPKKKRQETKEKRQRAPRVPKWLENEFIEDSDEELAFAMADVPRTSSRSSSPHRVFSDEQTPDRVERSPHTSPSTPKRARASPSASPSAKRAALASLNARRAGLASPVKAHTPAHRDPLFLFDSDNE; from the exons ATGGCTGACGCGTGGGAAGGCGAAGCGATCGAGAACTGGTATGCCTCGGACGTGGCCTCGTCGGATAATGAGAGTATAGATGCGGAGAGTGAGGCAGCTGGGTCCGAGCAGGGCGCCGAGGAAGTCGAtcacgacgagcgcgccagCCTGCTGCGGGCGCCGGTGCTCTCCATCTGCtccgcgctcggcggctaCGAGCACGTCGAAGTAGACGGGCGGCTGGAGCTGGTCtaccgcctcggcgatgaCTGTCTCGAGTGTCTTCGtgacctgcgccgcctctgGCGCCAGGACGACACGGACAGCAGCCGCGCGATTGCGCGCGtctttgccgagctcggcacaATGCACAACGACCTCATTCCCATCCTGCTGCATGCGGCAGGCGAAGGTGAAAAGGCCGACAAGATTGCGCTTGCGTGCA CCGACTTGATGACCGCCCTGACGTGGCCCATCGACTGGCACGCCGAAGTCAAGGATATCGTGACGCGCGAAGAGGACGACCAGGTCCTCTCAAAGcttgtcgagctgcagaGCGCGCAAGTCCAGTATAAGGcgtcggtgctgcgcgtgcgtgcgaaGGAGCACCGCCTGGTGAACCGCACGGTCGTGTCGTGCGTCATGAagtcgctgctgctcccCGCCCTTGCCAagccgcgcagcgagcgcagcgaaCGCGAGGTAGGCGTGATCGGCATGTGCCTGCACTTTTTCCGCAACCTGCTTGCGATCCGCGACCCAGTCGCGCACACACTGagcagcacggcgctggTCGCCAACGCGACCCTGCAGAGCATGCTGGTCGAGCAGTTAGACGCGAGCCATGTCATGGACACGCTCTTGATGCTCGCGAGCAATGCAGACGCGAAGGAGTACGAGGCGTGGGCGCCTGTCGCCGCCGACTGCATCTACCAGCTGTACCTCGGCTCGGACGTGAAAGAGATTGCCCGCGTGGAACACGCTAGCGTCGGCGCACagtcgtcggcgctcgccgcgtcgctcgactcggaagcgcggcgcaagcggcaCACGATCAACAACGCGCGCCACTCGCGCTTCGGCACGACGATCCAGTTCACCGCCCACGACGGCTCGGTGCGTGTCGCACGGCAGCagccggcgctcgtcgagtcGATCAGCGAGCTGGAGCAGTCGATTGCGGACCGCAGCAAacggcgcgtgtcgcgcaagcgccccgcgaccgagcgcggcggcgtgcggcgctaTACCGCCTGGACGCcggccgggcgcgcggtgctgcggcgctgggcggACCGCTTTTTGCAGGACGGCGCGTttgccgtgctcgagaAGCAGTACTTGCGCGACATTcacgcggagcgcgagcgtatcggcgacctggacgcggcgcggtgcaaagcgctgcagctcgcgacCTTTTTCCTGGAGTACTTTctcgcacggcgcgcggaCGACGCAAGTGCGTGGGACTTTTCGATGGTCGCCGAGTGGCTCGAGCCGTGGGCCTttcgcctggcgcgcgcgcgcaccgccatctcgctcgaggccaaAGAGTGGCTCGAGTTTGGCGCGGGTGTGCGCCTCTGGACCGCGCTCctccgcctgctcgacgcgctggcgcacggcgacgaggaccaACGCCAGGTCGCCGATGAGCTCCAAAATACGCTGTACTACGacggcgacctgctcgacacgAGCCTGCAGGTGATGCACGCGTACAGCGCCCAGAGTTTTGCGTGCCTAGAGACGGTGCTCGACTTTGCCTATACCATGccgcgcctcctcgagaagcacgcgtcgcagcgcgagTACATGTTTGTcaagcagcggcgcagcaaggAGGAAGAGAGCACGCAGCagagcgagcgcctctttcgCTTCCAGACCTTTCAGCGCGCGATGGccacgacgcgcctcgcgcacgtctGCACGCAGTACCTCGGCCGCTggcgcgactcggcgcagccggcgaCGATGCTCACACGCCttgcgagcgtcgcgcaccgcatcgcggtcaaggcgacgcgcccggaCCTCTTCTTTAGCGCCAAGGCCCGCGCGGTCTGGGTGCGTCTCTTGCGCGATCCCGAGAGCGAGATGGCGGCCGTGGATGCCAAGGCGCacacgtcgctcgtgcagctcgcgacCTACCTGAAGCGCAAGTTTGCCAAGCTCGACACGTCGGCGCAGGAAGCGTTCGACGCGGACAAGCGCCCGGCTCGAGAGCCAAAAGCGGacaaggcgccggcggaTATCATGGTCAAGCCGGGCCTGGTGCACGCCGAAGAGATCGGCGTGGCGGTCGGCCTCCTGGGCGAGCAGCAcaagctcgcggcggtgaCCTGGGTCAAGTTCCACCTGGAgatggcgagcgccgcgcgcaaggcgctcatGGCGAGCGATCCCGATGCGGaccccgccgcgccgagcgccgaggtgctcgaccagTTTGCTACGCATA CCCTCACGACCGACGCAGACGAAATGCAGgcggacgcgacgcgccaccCGGTCGTCAAgctgctcctgcgcctggtcggcctcgaggcggaagtcgtcggcgaccacCTCGAAtggagcgtgccgcgcaccgtgacgcctgccgcgctcgaccgcgacgcgcgcatcaTCGACCagtacctcgcgcagccCCTGCTGATCGAGGGCGAGCTCAgcgagcaggtgcagcgcctgcgcgcgccgcgcccgcgcgccgaAGGCCAGGGCGACACTTCCCCGAAAAAGAAGCGGCAGGAGACCAAGGAAAAGCgccagcgtgcgccgcgcgtgcccaAGTGGCTCGAGAACGAGTTTATCGAagacagcgacgaggagctcgcaTTTGCGATGGCCGatgtgccgcgcacgagctcgcgcagctcgtcgccgcacCGCGTCTTTAGCGACGAGCAAACACccgaccgcgtcgagcgctcGCCGCACACGAGCCCTTCGACGCCgaagcgcgcacgcgcgtcgccgagcgcgtcgccaagCGCGAAACGCGCAGCACTCGCATCGCTCaatgcgcggcgtgccggcctTGCGTCGCCGGTCAAGGCGCAcacgccggcgcaccgcgacccCCTCTTTTTGTTCGACTCTGACAATGAATAG
- a CDS encoding uncharacterized protein (EggNog:ENOG503Q39U; COG:K): protein MASSSYIDMDLLLNDDLWGQFHQTPAMHPSEHPVPHPIPVSREMPEVNPGWKAPRDQVSDATRITPMGMSAPATQQPYVYEKEAWPCLEQGTAYSLNHPKGHARQNSHGDMVSNGMHQNMPGMEQYSASSGMPHRPGRQRVASESGATGHGPAMVASESAPAMSHMMNTLPQQWGAPLTQTQSSLGAPRYAGGAHPYAQGRRGDWPGSMSRSQGRSQTSRMRPGRSNSELTECSDLTVDAGDTTHSDGDNGDDVESVRMSLMSINEMEARKLSDKRRKRRESHNAVERRRRDNINSQITELATLLPENMLLDAITTSTQGGNSGSWTFGPDTAVKVAQNRSCFGTWRSVPGKEPEPAPPSLGGEDDNGIPKDSCLNMSSFASFAAELAPVNADNPALAAAQAKPNKGIILRKSVEYIRQLQQFLDMQMNRNSMLEWELRQRYTMQRRPSDTVSPLVADQGSPSSIESHERPDPSQHRETPPTVAAWNMNQKAPAPHQVFNGLPGGITHAPHTFSDDPSVIKLEQEYYAPVPTN, encoded by the exons ATGGCCTCTAGTAGCTACATCGACATGGATCTACTACTGAATGACGATCTCTGGGGTCAGTTTCACCAGACACCCGCGATGCACCCGAGCGAGCACCCGGTGCCACATCCCATTCCTGTTTCGCGAGAAATGCCCGAGGTGAACCCTGGATGGAAGGCGCCCCGTGACCAGGTCTCTGACGCCACTCGGATTACGCCGATGGGAATGTCTGCGCCAGCGACACAACAGCCCTATGTATATGAGAAGGAGGCCTGGCCTTGCCTCGAACAGGGTACGGCCTACTCTCTCAACCACCCCAAAGGACATGCCCGCCAGAATAGCCACGGAGACATGGTCTCCAACGGCATGCACCAGAATATGCCCGGGATGGAGCAGTACAGTGCGTCCAGCGGAATGCCCCACCGCCCAGGCCGGCAGCGGGTTGCGAGCGAGTCCGGCGCAACCGGGCACGGGCCGGCGATGGTGGCATCCGAGTCTGCGCCGGCCATGTCTCATATGATGAACACGCTTCCACAGCAGTGGGGTGCTCCGCTCACGCAGACGCAAAGCAGCCTCGGAGCCCCGCGCTACGCGGGAGGTGCGCACCCTTAcgcccaaggccgccgTGGCGATTGGCCCGGCTCCATGTCCCGATCGCAGGGCCGCTCACAAACGTCGCGGATGCGCCCCGGCCGGTCCAACTCGGAGCTGACCGAGTGCTCTGACCTGACGGTCGACGCAGGCGACACGACGCATTCGGACGGTGATAATGGCGACGATGTCGAGTCGGTGCGCATGTCGCTCATGTCGATCAACGAGATGGAAGCGCGAAAACTCTCCgacaagcgccgcaagcgccgcgagtcCCACAATGCGGTGGaacgtcgccggcgcgacAACATCAACAGCCAGATCAcggagctcgcgacgctcctccCCGAGAACATGCTGCTGGATGCCATCAC AACCTCGACGCAAGGCGGGAACAGTGGCTCGTGGACTTTTGGCCCCGACACGGCTGTCAAGGTGGCGCAGAACCGCTCGTGCTTTGGCACCTGGCGCTCGGTCCCCGGCAAGGAGcccgagcctgcgccgcccagcttgggcggcgaggacgacaaTGGCATCCCGAAGGATTCATGCCTGAACATGTCGTCGTTTGCCAGCTTTGCGGCGGAGCTTGCGCCTGTGAACGCAGACAACCCTGCGCtggccgctgcgcaggccAAGCCCAACAAAGGCATTATTCTCCGCAAGAGTGTCGAATACATTCGGCAGCTGCAGCAATTTTTGGACATGCAGATGAACCGGAACAGCATGCTGGAATGGGAGCTGCGGCAGCGATACACCATGCAACGGCGACCTTCTGATACTGTTTCGCCGCTCGTGGCCGACCAGggctcgccgtcgtcgatcGAGAGCCACGAGCGCCCCGATCCGTCGCAGCACCGCGAGACGCCACCGACGGTGGCCGCATGGAATATGAACCAAAaagctcctgctcctcaCCAAGTCTTCAACGGTCTCCCAGGAGGTATAACACACGCCCCACACACATTTTCGGACGACCCCAGCGTGAtcaagctcgagcaggagtACTACGCGCCGGTTCCGACCAACTAG
- a CDS encoding uncharacterized protein (TransMembrane:1 (o20-36i); EggNog:ENOG503P6EQ; COG:A; COG:K), translating to MDLNARLELNTRVLRRFDPHFAQIIGIASFAVLYSYDKEWTKTGTEGPLFLYQRTEAPYYSLQILNRNDPENFSVGVTPDDDIELSNEFIIYRPRHSDQEGAEVDEEDIYGIWIFEPSQLSQLGEMIQKLQQSPYPPPPAVQEVKTEAKSIDMDALFGASAKDAAPADGAATEHVHSESDRNGASILNALFHDAAPAEGWSELQKDDAHVPSNATYESDENAYNTPAESPHVVANAATDDVEALDKQDDVQDTEVGKKAEAQEKGEPAPGPEQAPAPGAKSISLDALFAGASLGGASEAPKPTEPEKEAAGAPVERAEPDPVATVEPEAEPAAEAEPEAETAPEPTEPEPKAAEPVQPAEPVQPKAPLEAAQPTSKEHTTNLLSFLSSGKAPERVAAQTKHLSRMEFVQTMVTLLYTDTEYVDQLYAKYVAEQ from the exons ATGGATCTCAacgcgcggctcgagctgaatacgcgcgtgctgcggcgcttTGATCCGCACTTTGCGCAGATCATTGGCATTGCATCCTTTGCCGTATTGTATAGTTATGACAAGGAATGG ACGAAAACGGGCACCGAAGGTCCACTCTTCCTCTACCAGCG CACGGAAGCGCCGTACTACTCCCTCCAGATTCTGAACCGTAATGACCCGGAAAATTTCTCGGTGGGCGTGACGCCCGACGATGACATTGAACTCAGCAATGAATTCATCATTTACCGGCCGCGGCACTCGGACCAGGAAGGTGCCGAGGTTGACGAGGAGGATATCTACGGCATCTGGATCTTTGAGCCATCGCAGCTGTCGCAGCTCGGTGAGATGATCCAAAAGCTCCAGCAGTCGCCGtatccgccgccgccggccgtaCAGGAGGTCAAGACAGAGGCCAAGTCAATCGATATGgacgcgctctttggcgcgagcgccaagGACGCAGCACCTGCAGATGGCGCCGCGACGGAGCATGTGCACTCCGAATCCGACCGGAACGGCGCATCGATCCTCAATGCACTCTTCCACGACGCGGCTCCTGCCGAGGGATGGAGCGAGCTCCAAAAAGACGATGCACACGTGCCGAGTAACGCGACGTACGAGAGCGACGAAAATGCATACAATACGCCTGCCGAGTCGCCGCATGTGGTGGCGAACGCTGCGACCGACGACGTCGAAGCGCTGGACAAACAGGACGACGTGCAGGACACAGAGGTCGGCAAGAAGGCCGAGGCACAAGAAAAAGGCGAGCCGGCTCCAGGGCCGGAGCAGGCAccagcgccaggcgcaAAGTCGATTAGTCTCGACGCGCTTTTCGCTGGCGCCAGCCTTGGAGGAGCCAGTGAGGCTCCGAAGCCCACGGAGCCTGAAAAGGAGGCGGCGGGAGCGcctgtcgagcgcgccgagcccgaTCCTGTTGCTACTGTtgagcccgaggcggagccTGCTGCGGAGGCTGAGCCGGAGGCCGAGACTGCGCCAGAGCCGACAGAGCCCGAGCCCAAGGCTGCCGAGCCTGTGCAGCCCGCCGAGCCTGTGCAGCCGAAAGCGCCTCTcgaagcggcgcagccgacgTCGAAAGAGCACACGACCAATCTCCTTTCGTTCCTCTCCTCAGGCAAGGCGCCGGAGCGGGTCGCGGCACAGACCAAGCACTTGTCGCGTATGGAGTTTGTGCAAACGATGGTGACGCTTCTTTAC ACTGATACGGAATACGTCGACCAGCTGTATGCGAAATACGTGGCGGAGCAATAG
- the CLB2 gene encoding G2/mitotic-specific cyclin (COG:D; EggNog:ENOG503NX52), whose protein sequence is MRTAGSAGAAKDVLGKSKVPSTSAAEPGTTTSTSGVYNPRKRAALGDLTNASRTRTAGVLGKHGEKGAEEKDAKLASRTRAGTSGLPTRPAGTQLPARPTTTATRRALRTKNDAPEAMVIDDAPRDSSDKENVNTHAPAERAEVRETKRAKVVEAPPRAKDEGWEDLDKDDIDDPLMVAEYVEEIFAYMRKIEMKCMPNGDYMSMQRDLDWERRGQLVDWLIETHAKFRLLPETLFLALNVVDRFLSLRTISLGKLQLVGVTALFIAAKYEEVLCPSIQNFLYLADGAYTDEEILRAERYMLKVLNFDLSYASPMNFLRRISKADNYDIQTRTVAKYFMEVSLVDHRLLDHPPSLVAAASVWLAREVLERGEWTPTLVHYSTYAESELLGTAEIMLDYCLRPPAHPHFHKKYSSKKFMRASAYVLEWARNTFPNAVITEEDLAVGQWTDDRGESHALEMLRVDLYARHGHPRPAVLPLGSALDSSSLDSESAVLAPLSVYAS, encoded by the coding sequence ATGCGCACAGCcggcagcgcaggcgctgccaAGGACGTGCTCGGTAAGAGCAAGGTGCCGTCTACCAGCGCAGCCGAGCCGGGCACCACCACCAGCACCTCGGGTGTGTATAACCCCCGgaagcgtgccgcgctAGGCGATCTGACGAACGCGAGCCGtacgcgcacggccggcgtccTAGGAAAGCACGGCGAGAAAGGCGCCGAGGAGAAGGATGCCAagctcgcgtcgcgcacccGTGCCGGCACCAGCGGcctgccgacgcgccccgccggcacgcagctcccTGCGCGCCCCACaacgacggcgacgcgccgtgcgctccgcACAAAGAACGATGCGCCGGAGGCGATGGTGATCGATGACGCCCcgcgcgactcgagcgACAAAGAGAATGTGAATACCCATGCGCCGGcagagcgtgccgaggtgcgcgaaacgaagcgcgccaaggtcgtcgaggcccCGCCCCGTGCCAAGGACGAGGGCTGGGAGGACCTCGACAAGGATGACATTGACGACCCGCTGATGGTCGCCGAGTACGTGGAAGAGATTTTTGCGTACATGCGCAAGATCGAGATGAAGTGTATGCCGAACGGCGACTATATGAgcatgcagcgcgacctggactgggagcggcgcggccagCTGGTTGACTGGCTCATCGAGACGCACGCCAAGTTCCGCCTGCTCCCCGAGACGCTCTTCCTGGCGCTGAATGTGGTCGACCGCTTCCTCAGCCTGCGCACCATCTCCCTCGGAAAGCTCCAGCTGGTGGGCGTCACGGCGCTGTTTATCGCGGCCAAGTACGAAGAAGTGCTCTGCCCCTCGATCCAAAACTTTTTGTACCTGGCCGATGGCGCGTacaccgacgaggagatTCTGCGCGCGGAGCGCTACATGCTCAAGGTGCTCAACTTTGACCTGAGCTACGCGTCGCCGATGAACTTTTTGCGCCGCATCTCCAAGGCGGACAACTATGATATCCAGACCCGCACGGTGGCCAAGTACTTTATGGAGGTctcgctcgtcgaccaccgcctcctcgaccaTCCCCCGTCGCTGGTGGCGGCCGCTTCCGTGTggcttgcgcgcgaggtgctggagcgcggcgaaTGGACCCCGACGCTGGTCCACTACTCGACCTacgccgagagcgagctgctgggCACGGCCGAGATCATGCTCGACTACTGCCTCCGCCCCCCTGCGCACCCCCACTTCCACAAGAAGTACAGCAGCAAGAAGTTTATGCGCGCGAGTGCGTACGTGCTGGAGTGGGCGCGGAACACGTTCCCGAACGCGGTCATCACCGAAGAGGACCTTGCCGTGGGCCAGTGGACCGACGACCGCGGCGAgtcgcacgcgctcgaaaTGCTCCGCGTGGATCTCTacgcgcgccacggccaCCCCCGCCCGGCGGTGCTGCCGCTGGGCTCGGCGCTAGacagctcgtcgctcgactcggaGAGCGCGGTACTGGCGCCACTCTCGGTCTATGCGTCATGA
- the RRI1 gene encoding COP9 signalosome catalytic subunit rri1 (BUSCO:EOG09263RDD; COG:O; COG:T; MEROPS:MER0122119; EggNog:ENOG503NUK7), translating to MDPRETARATFEVQNEVVTLDAETRAIYAYDAEAYQKLLRDAPWRDDVHYFQKVRISVVALMKMVLHARLGGALEVMGLMQGTVCPDTRTFYILDAFALPVHGTETRVNAQNEAYEYMIQYLDQCSDVRRPQQAVGWYHSHPGYRCWLSGIDVETQQTNQRQDPFVAVVIDPHHTMTAGQVDIGAFRTFPADYHAEGRSTQQAVLPSHKTEEYGAHADRYYSLAVELFTTSAMRPLFHLLWNEYWAHTLCTSPSLLQRTLSIHHTNDLVNQLREATAQLGGGGLVPGGASFTQAARAASRSHDAEPAQDLANELERRAAEQPLARIADEANQQASQARHEALRESLKTALFAPTSVS from the exons ATGGACCCTCGCGAGACAGCGCGGGCAACCTTTGAGGTGCAGAACGAGGTGGTGACGCTGGATGCCGAGACGCGTGCGATCTATGCATACGATGCCGAGGCGTACCAGAAACTGCTGCGCGATGCCCCGTGGCGCGACGATGTGCACTACTTCCAAAAAGTCCGCATCTCGGTCGTGGCGCTGATGAAGATGGTCCTccatgcgcgcctcggcggcgcgctcgaggtgatGGGCCTGATGCAAGGGACGGTGTGCCCCGATACGCGCACCTTCTATATTCTGGATGCATTCGCGCTGCCGGTGCACGGCACCGAGACGCGTGTGAATGCCCAAAACGAGGCGTACGAATACATGATCCAGTACCTCGACCAGTgcagcgacgtgcgccgcccccaGCAGGCTGTGGGATGGTACCACTCGCACCCCGGCTACCGCTGCTGGCTCTCTGGCATCGACGTCGAGACACAGCAGACGAACCAGCGCCAGGACCCGTTCGTGGCCGTGGTG ATCGATCCGCACCACACCATGACGGCCGGCCAGGTGGACATCGGTGCCTTTCGCACCTTCCCGGCGGACTACCATGCGGAAGGGCGGTCGACGCAGCAGGCCGTACTTCCGTCGCACAAGACGGAGGAGTACGGCGCGCATGCCGATCGGTACTATAGCCTGGCGGTCGAGCTCTTTACGACGTCGGCCATGCGCCCCCTCTTCCACCTGTTGTGGAACGAGTACTGGGCGCATACGCTATGTACTTCGCCGTCGCTgttgcagcgcacgctgaGCATCCACCACACCAACGACCTGGTGAaccagctgcgcgaggcgacggcgcagcttggcggcggcggcctcgtGCCCGGAGGCGCCTCGTTTacgcaggccgcgcgcgccgcctcgcgctcgcacgacgcggaacccgcgcaggacctcgcaaacgagctcgagcggcgtgcggcggagcagccgcttgcgcgcatcgccgacgaAGC CAACCAGCAAGCATcgcaggcgcgccacgaagcgctgcgcgagtcgcTCAAGACGGCTCTATTCGCGCCTACCTCGGTCTCTTAG
- the MSC7 gene encoding Meiotic Sister-Chromatid recombination aldehyde dehydrogenase (EggNog:ENOG503NXCB; TransMembrane:1 (o6-24i); COG:C): MHYEGAWGVLATALAVALAAYVFCRAKRLPAKEIERVYPEAAQPGWKGTLRADPAPPPVAHGQVFCYDPATGYVLDQFPSDTPETIYAKVTQAAAAQRTWRASSWEERRQLLRTIHAWVLRDMEMIARIACRDTGKTAIDAAFGELLTTCAKLQWTIANGERVLRPEQRSGNLLLAHKRCTVVHEPLGVVAACVSWNYPVHNMLGPVISALFAGNAIVIKCSEHVAWTSRHILAAVRRCLAACGFPEDLVQVVVCAPEHAESLTRDARLAHITFIGSDLVGRKVALAAAPQLTATTLELGGKDPAVILPGTNLAFFASMFLRACFQAMGQNCIGIERFIVPRSMADELVGVVSDRIAALRCGSTLDETRFGLASEREDAVDCGAMISDARFGQLEALIQDAVAHGATLVHGGRRLAHPRWPLGHYFAPTLLTNVTPDMKIANEELFAPVFLIMVYDTVDEAVRIANGTPFGLGSSVFGPERGLCLDVASQLECGMVNINDFGISYLNQGLPFGGCKDSGYGRFAGPEGLLGLTRPKARTEDVAFGLVQTSIPPVVDYPIRNTAKSWQFLRGLVRLAFGSLTERAQGLVGVVGASL; encoded by the exons ATGCACTACGAAGGAGCGTGGGGCGTCCTggccacggcgctcgccgtggcgctcgcAGCCTATGTGTTCTGCCGCGCAAAGCGGCTTCCGGCCAAGGAGATCGAACGTGTTTaccccgaggcggcgcagccgggCTGGAAgggcacgctgcgtgcggatccggcgccgccgcccgtcgCCCACGGCCAGGTGTTTTGCTACGACCCGGCCACCGGCTACGTCCTCGATCAGTTTCCTTCGGATACCCCAGAAACGATCTATGCCAAGGTCacgcaggccgcggcggcgcagcgcacatggcgcgcgtcgtcgtgggaggagcgccgccagctcctgcgcacgaTCCATGCATGGGTCCTGCGCGACATGGAGATgatcgcgcgcatcgcctgcCGCGACACCGGCAAGACGGCGATCGATGCGGCctttggcgagctgctcacgACGTGTGCCAAGCTCCAATGGACGATCGCCAacggcgagcgtgtgctgcgtccggagcagcgcagcggcaaTCTTCTGCTGGCGCACAAGCGGTGCACGGTGGtgcacgagccgctcggcgtggtcgCCGCATGCGTCTCGTGGAACTACCCGGTGCACAACATGCTGGGCCCGGTGATCTCGGCGCTGTTTGCTGGCAACGCGATCGTGATCAAGTGCTcggagcacgtcgcgtggACCTCGCGGCACAtcctcgccgcggtgcgccgctgccttgcggcgtgcggcttCCCCGAGGACCTCGTGCAGGTCGTCGTATGTGCgcccgagcacgccgagtcgctcacgcgcgacgcgcgcctcgcgcacatTACGTTTATCGGCAGCGACCTGGTCGGCCGCAaagtcgcgctcgctgctgcgccgcagctcaccgcgacgacgcttgagctcggcgggaAGGACCCCGCGGTGATCCTCCCCGGAACGAACCTCGCGTTCTTTGCGTCAATGTTCCTCCGTGCATGTTTCCAGGCGATGGGCCAAAACTGCATCGGGATCGAGCGCTTCATCGTGCCGCGGTCgatggccgacgagctcgtaGGCGTCGTGAGCGaccgcatcgccgcgctgcgctgcggcagcacgctcgacgagacgcgcttcggcctcgcgtccgagcgcgaggacgcggTGGACTGCGGCGCAATGATCAGCGATGCGCGCTTCgggcagctcgaggcgctgattCAGGACGcagtcgcgcacggcgcgacgctcgtgcacggcggccgccgccttgcgcaccCCCGCTGGCCGCTTGGCCACTACTttgcgccgacgctcctGACGAACGTCACGCCGGACATGAAGATTGCCAACGAGgagctctttgcgccggTCTTTTTGATCATGGTCTACGACACGGTCGACGAagcggtgcgcatcgcgaACGGCACGCCGTTCGGCCTCGGCTCGTCCGTCTTTGGCCCTGAGCGCGGGCTGTGCCTCGACGTTGCATCGCAGCTCGAGTGCGGCATGGTCAACATCAACGACTTTGGCATTTCCTACCTGAACCAGGGCCTGCCGTTTGGCGGCTGCAAAGACTCGGGCTACGGCCGCTTTGCGGGCCCCGAAgggctgctcggcctcacGCGCCCCAAAGCGCGCACGGAGGACGTGGCCTTTGGCCTGGTCCAGACGTCGATCCCGCCGGTGGTCGACTACCCCATCCGGAATACGGCCAAGAGCTGGCAAT TCTtgcgcggcctcgtgcgcctggcGTTTGGCTCGCTCACGGAGCGCGCCCAGGGCCTCGTCGGAGTAGTAGGTGCCAGTCTATAG